The genomic stretch CCGTCGGACGCGGCCGCGATCAGGTCGGCCACGCTGGTGTCCGCCACCACCCGGCCCCGGCCCACCACCACGAGATGGCCGGCAGTGTCCTGGAGCTCGCTCATCAGGTGGCTGGACACCAGCACGGCACGTCCCTCGGCGGCCAGCGCGCGCAGGAAGCCGCGCATCCACACGATGCCCTCGGGGTCGAGGCCGTTGAACGGTTCGTCGAGCATGAGCACCGATGGGTCGCCGAGCAGCGCCGCGGCGATGCCGAGCCGCTGGCGCATGCCGAGCGAGAACCCGCCTGCCTTGCGCTTGGCCGCAGACTCCAGCCCGACCTGCGCCACCACCTCGTTCACCCGCCCGGCGCCCAGCCCTTGGGAGTGGGCCAGCCAGAGCAGGTGGTTGCGCGCGGTGCGGCTCGGCTGCAGCGCGCCGGCGTCCAGCAACGCGCCGACGTGGCGCAGGGGGGTGCGCAGGCTCGTGTACGGCCGGCCGCCGATCAGGGCGCGGCCCTCGTCGGGCGCGTCCAGGCCGAGGATCGTCCGCATCGTGGTGGATTTGCCGGCGCCGTTCGGCCCGACGAAACCGGTGACCTGGCCGGGCTGGACGGTGAAGGTCATCCCGTCCAGCGCCAGGGTCCGGCCGAACCGCTTGCGCAGCCCGCTGACTTCGATGGTTGCTTCCACGCCAGGCAGACTAGGCATCCGGCGTGGCCGCGGTCGTCACGCGGCGGAGCGATCCGGGTTGTCACTGGCGGCAGCTACGGGGGGTCCCTCGTGTGAGGGATGTCAGGATGCGGCGGGGGCCGTGACAATGGCTTCCGTGGAGCGCGCGCGAGACCGGGGCTGGACCTGGCGAGGACACCGGGACCAGGACCGGCCTGGGCCGGGGCGCCGGGATGAGGGTCGGTCTGGGCTGGGGCGCCGGGACCAGGACAGGTCTGGGCCGGGGTGCCGGGATGAGGGTCGGTCTGGGCTGGGGCGCCGGATCGCGGGTGCGTTCTCGGGCGGCCCCACGGTGGTCCCGCGCCTGGCCGTCGGAGTGCTGCTTGCACTGCTCGTGCTGCTCGGGCTGGCCGAGTCGATCACAGGGGGCAGCGAGACGCAGCCGGTCATCGGGCACACGGTGAGCGCGCCGGCCGGCGATCCGGCGGCCCGCACCGGTGGCCCGCCCCCTACCGGCGCCACCGACGCGGGGGCCGTGGACGCGCCGGCGAACGGCGCTTTCCCGCCGTCTGAGGGCACCCGGGACGGGTTGCCGCAGGGTGCGCCGCTCACCATCCTGGTGTTCCCGTTGCTCGCCCTGGCCACGACGCTTCCGCTGCTCCTGCTCTGGGGACAGCCGCTCCTGGCCGCCGTCCTGATCTGTGCGGCGAGTGTGTTGTCGATCGCAGGGTTCCACACGCTGACCGTGGCCGGTGTGATCGCGCTGCTGGTCGCCGCCTACCGGTGCGGCCGTCACGCGTCGCCGGCCCCGGCCGTGCTGGTCACCGTGCCGTTCCCGATGCTGGCTGTGGCGCTGGAGGCGACCGGCGCGACGGGCGGCGGCCAGGTACGGGTCCTCACGCTGGTGGTGGCCTGTCTGGCCCCCGCCGCGGCGCTGGGCGGGATCGCGCGGCGGGCTCGTCGCAAGGCCATGGCCGACACCGTCGTGAGGCAGGTTGTCGCGGACAGCCTGCTGGAGCACACCGCCCGTGGCGAGCGCGCGCGGATTGCCCGTGAGCTGCACGATGTCGTCGCGCACCACATCTCCATGGTGGCCGTGCAGGCGGAGACCGCCCGGCTGGCGGTTCCGGGGATGCCCGCCGCCGGAGCGGAGCGGTTGCTGGCGATCGGTGACACCGCCAGGGCGGCGCTGACCGAGATGCGGCGGCTGCTCGGTGTGCTGCGCGAGGACGCGCAGGCGGAAGCGACCTGGCGGCCGCAGCCAGGCCTGCGTCTGCACGAGCTCAACGAGTTGCTCGACGAGTCACGCGAGGCGTCGGGGGCCGTGACCCGGCTGATACTCCGCGGCACGCCGGTCGAGCTCGATCCGGGGGTGGAGCTGGCGGCGTACCGGATCATCCAGGAGGCGCTCACCAACGCGCGGCGGCACGCGGCAGGGGCCGCCGTGGATGTGGAGCTGCACTA from Nonomuraea polychroma encodes the following:
- a CDS encoding ATP-binding cassette domain-containing protein, which codes for MEATIEVSGLRKRFGRTLALDGMTFTVQPGQVTGFVGPNGAGKSTTMRTILGLDAPDEGRALIGGRPYTSLRTPLRHVGALLDAGALQPSRTARNHLLWLAHSQGLGAGRVNEVVAQVGLESAAKRKAGGFSLGMRQRLGIAAALLGDPSVLMLDEPFNGLDPEGIVWMRGFLRALAAEGRAVLVSSHLMSELQDTAGHLVVVGRGRVVADTSVADLIAAASDGRVTLRTPERPAAMQALAQAGGTVTVTDRDTITVSGLAAEHIVRLLGAQSIPFSEVSAHRATLEEAYLDLTRDAVEFRGAAR
- a CDS encoding sensor histidine kinase, whose translation is MVPRLAVGVLLALLVLLGLAESITGGSETQPVIGHTVSAPAGDPAARTGGPPPTGATDAGAVDAPANGAFPPSEGTRDGLPQGAPLTILVFPLLALATTLPLLLLWGQPLLAAVLICAASVLSIAGFHTLTVAGVIALLVAAYRCGRHASPAPAVLVTVPFPMLAVALEATGATGGGQVRVLTLVVACLAPAAALGGIARRARRKAMADTVVRQVVADSLLEHTARGERARIARELHDVVAHHISMVAVQAETARLAVPGMPAAGAERLLAIGDTARAALTEMRRLLGVLREDAQAEATWRPQPGLRLHELNELLDESREASGAVTRLILRGTPVELDPGVELAAYRIIQEALTNARRHAAGAAVDVELHYTDDALRLAVRDNGPGPSDEGTAGHGLAGMRERAAAVGGELRTGPAPGGGFLVEARLPGKDADDASMTGNTPARGKDASAP